One stretch of Nicotiana tabacum cultivar K326 chromosome 18, ASM71507v2, whole genome shotgun sequence DNA includes these proteins:
- the LOC142172569 gene encoding uncharacterized protein LOC142172569: MEVSLLTRNKLGFIDGSVTRDTYGDTHANLWDRCNAIVKSWIMHNMSRDLLSGVLFRSSAYAIWSYLKERFDKDEYDSIMPPPVCCDKSKKFTERQEYQYLWQFLIGLNDSYSQARSQIIMKSKIPTVNQAYAMILQDESQKLVAGGSYSTESIDPTALFSSKIGQKQRRNFNVECDFCHLKGHTKEECYKLMKCDYCNRKGHLKANCYKLIGYPTDFKP, translated from the exons ATGGAGGTTTCGTTGCTAACACGGAACAAATTAGGGTTCATCGATGGATCGGTGACGCGTGATACTTATGGAGACACTCATGCAAATCTATGGGACCGCTGCAATGCTATTGTGAAGTCATGGATAATGCACAATATGAGCCGTGATTTGCTGAGTGGAGTATTATTCCGGTCAAGTGCATATGCAATCTGGTCGTATCTCAAGGAACGATTTGATAAG GATGAGTATGATTCGATTATGCCTCCACCTGTTTGTTGTGATAAGTCGAAGAAATTTACTGAACGACAGGAGTATCAATATTTATGGCAGTTTTTAATAGGGTTAAATGATAGCTACAGTCAAGCTCGTAGTCAAATCATAATGAAATCTAAAATTCCTACTGTTAATCAAGCCTATGCTATGATTCTTCAAGATGAAAGCCAGAAACTAGTAGCAGGTGGGAGTTATAGTACTGAGTCTATTGATCCTACTGCCCTGTTCAGCTCTAAGATTGGTCAAAAACAAAGAAGGAATTTCAATGTTGAATGTGATTTCTGTCATTTAAAGGGACATACCAAGGAGGAATGTTACAAATTGATGAAGTGTGATTACTGCAATAGGAAGGGACATTTAAAGGCAAACTGCTACAAGCTGATAGGGTATCCTACAGATTTTAAACCTTAG